A segment of the Agarivorans albus genome:
GACAAAAGCCGCGCTAAAGATGGCCAGTGGCTATTTACTAACGAGAGAATTGCTCCGGCTAATTCGGCCCATGTATTAGATGGCTTTCTACAATTTTTATTGCCACTGGGAATAGATATTCAAGCCCCAAGTTGGCACGTGCCACTCTCAGAAGCAGACCAAGATACCGCAAAACAACTGCTAGGCAGTTCTGATAAGCATATCGTGATCTGCCCAGCGGCTAGCAAGGCCTATAAAAATTGGACCCTTCAAGGTTATGCAGGCATCGCCCAATACGCGCTCGAACAGGGCTACCAAGTGAGTTTAATCGGCAGCCCGGCTAGCAATGAAGTGGCGTTAAGTGAGCAAATTAACCAAGCCTGCCAAGGTAAACTGAACAACCTTTGTGGAAAAACCAACTTAAGCCAGCTTTGGGCACTCATTGCCCAAGCAGATCTGCTAATATCGCCAGATACTGGCCCAGCTCATATGGCGGTAGCGGTAAATACACCCGTTTTAGGACTGTATGCTCACCACAACCCGCTACGCACCGGTCCTTATCATTATCGAGATTACGTGGTGAGCGTGTGGCAAACACTGATTGAAAAAGAACGAGGCAAACCCGCAGCTCAGCTTAGTTGGCGCAGCAGAGTGAAAGACCCAAATGCCATGCAACACATTACACTCGATTGCGTAATCGAGATGTTTGAAACGATTAAAACAGAGCAGCAATTATGAGCGAAATGAATCAACAAGCCACAGTAACAGCTATCATTATCGCTAAAAACGAGTCGCTAAACCTTAAAGACTGTATTGACTCATTAACCTGGGCAGACACAGTGATTGTCTTTGACTCTGGCAGTACCGACAACAGTCAAGAGATTGTAGAACAGCTTGGAGCTGAGTTTCACCAAAATGTCGATTGGCAAGGTTTTGGTAACCAGCGCCAACTAGCCCAACAAAAAATCAGTACTGATTGGTGTTTCTGGATAGATGCCGATGAGCGGGTCACACCTGAGTTGGCAAGTTCGATACAAAAGGCTATAAAGAGCGATAACAAAACCATCTACAGTGTCGCCCGACGCTCCTGGGTATTTGGCCGATTTTTGTCTCATAGCGGCTGGTATCCCGATAAAGTATTACGGCTTCATCCTACTCAACTAACCCGATACAACGATGCTTTAGTGCACGAAAAACTCGTTATTCCAGAAAAAAGTAACGTTAAACATCTATCTGGCGACTTACTGCATTACACTTATGACTCAATACATCATTATTTAGTAAAATCGGCTGGTTATGCCAAAGCTTGGGCCGATCAACGAGAGGCCAAAGGCAAACGCGCAACATTGGGGCAAGGCATAACACACGCTATAGGTTGCTTTGCAAAAATGTATTTGCTCAAGCGAGGCTTTTTAGATGGTAAGGCGGGCTTTTTAATTGCAATACTGTCGGCGCATTCAACCTTTGTTAAGTACGCCGATTTATGGGCACGAGAAAACGACAGCCATTACAAAAAGTAAACTTACTGAAGTTTAAGTTCTTCCAACAATTTAGCTGCATCTATAGCCGCTAGATCGGTCACGTTGACCGCATGTTCTCCTAAGCAGCCATATTGCGCCACATTGGTCACGGTAAACAAACCTACACAATAAGCGCCAGCAGAGCTTGCTAAGTGCAAGGGGCCGGTGTCACCACAGAAAAACAAGGGTACTTGCTGCAAAAACGCAGCAAGCTTTCGCAAATCACTATTTGAGTATGTGAACTCCGCGTCTGCTAATGGCTTGGCAACATCAGGGCTCAGAATTTCAATAACGTTTAACTCTCCACCATAATGCTTTTTGAACTTGTCTAACAAGATCTGCCAATCTTTATCAGCAATGACTTTGGCTCCCCGAGCACCTCTAAAATAAGCTAGGCAGGGTTTATTATTATGGCCTATCAACCCATTTAGCTCGTTACGAGCGTGCTGTTGTTCAAACTCACTTAACACCAAACGAGCATAATAATCACTAGGCTCCACCTGATGTAATTGCTCTAGAAGCTCCATACAACCTAAAGCATAGTGTTTATAGCGGCGCGTTTGCTTGAAGGTATGGCTGCAAACGGCACCGTTAACTTTATCATCGTACCCATAAACATTTTTGGCCGTCACTAATGCTGTAACTATGCGATCGCTCGAACCGCTGTAAGGTATTAACACCACATCATAAACTTGTTTACGCAATTGGCGCATAGTAGCGAAAAAACCTGAAATAGTTTTTAAACCAAATTGCGAATAATGAATTTTACTTAAGCCTAAATTCTCGAAAACTTGGCCTTGCCAAGGATCGGTAAGTAATAGCTCCACTTCCGCATCGGGATACATTTCTATCACTTTGTTTACGTAAGGCAGTAGGAAAAACATGTTACCAATGCGCTTGTTATTTCGCACAATGAGTACTCGGTTCACCTCTTGCGGCTCAAGCATTTGCTGCTGGCGCCCTTTACGGCCGCCAATTAGCTTTAAAAATGCAGCCTCTAGAGCCACCGAATTATTGCGACGCTTCGCATCAAACTGTCGCAGCGCCGTTCTTATCTTTTTTATTACGCTCATCGTTTTATTCTGCTACTTGTTTTGTTTGCAGCTTTTGCCACCACAAATTAATTTTAACCGCTGAGTCACTCACATTAATCAAACTCATATCTTCTTGAGTAAGCTCACCTGCCGGCGGTGAGAAAGAAATATGTCGGCCTTGGCTATTAAGAGGCTGCCAACGCAAAGGTGTTGCACTGCGACGACTAGGGAAAAAGCCAACAGTTGGCACATCTAAAGCCCCAGCAATATGCAGCGGCCCGGTTGAACCAGCAATAAACACTTCAGCACAGGCCAATACTTCACAAAAGGTTTTTAAGCCCTCTTCTGAATAATATAGCTGACTAGACACCTCTGCAGTATCTAACTGATTCACCAACTCTTGGGCAGCGATTAACTCGCCAGGCCCTGCAGTAATCACAAAGTGTAACTCGGGCTTAAGTTTAGCCAGACAATCAATCAAACTAAAATACTGCTCAATGCTTAAGTTATTTGCCGAGCCACCGCTGCCAATATGTACCATTGCTAAAGATTTAGCATCCAATTCGGCAAACTCTACCTGCTTACGTTTAGCAATTTGCTCAGCGCTAAACTGCAAATACGGAGCAGTAGGCTCTATCGGTTTGACTTGCAACTTAGTTAAAAAAGCGCGAGTAAGTTCTAAGTTGTATTCAAATTCAGGTTTTCGAGATTGAGAGCGGCGTTGCTTTACACGGTGATTATACAAAAACTGAGCAAGCTTAGTGGCGGGTGCACAGCGTAATTTAATACCGGCCCGTACACCTAACCAAGCGTTACGCATGGTCGAGAACAAGCACAAATAACCATCAAAGTGCTGTTGCTTCACCTCGTTAAGTAATGCAGCTTGCTCGCCAGCATCACCATCCGCTCCGCAATCAATAATCACCTTGTCAATCCAAGGGCAAAGCTCTGCGAGAGGAGCTGTGTAGCTAGGCACCAAAGCGCTTATTTCACAATTAGGTAATGAAGCTTTTATCAGCGCAAAGCTAGGCCACGCCAGCATAAAGTCGCCAATTTTATCGTTTCGCACTACCAACAGTTTTTGCATGTGTTTGTCCCAATCATTAAGCCTGCGCATTGTGACCAATCTTGCACTCGGGCTCAAGAATTTTCCCCAAGCCTGTGAGCTAGTTAGCTCAAGCAGCTCAAGTATTTATTTTCCCGAGCGTTTTAACAGGATTTAGCGTGAATACCTGCATCTTCTGAAAGCTTGGGGTTATAATCCAGCTAACATTAATTTTTGGCATAGCTTCATGACAACTCGGGTAATTTATCCTGGCACCTTTGATCCAGTGACCAACGGCCATAGCGATTTAATCCAACGCGCGGCGCGTATGTTTGACACAGTAATTGTGGCGGTTGCCGCCAGCCCCAGTAAACAACCTCTGTTTAGCTTAGAAGAAAGGGTTAAGTTGCTGGAGCAAACGATTAGTGCCAATACCAATATAGAAGTGATTGGTTTTACCGGCTTATTGGTAGATTTAGCCAAACAACAAAATGCCAACGTATTGTTGCGCGGCCTGCGCACTGGCTCAGACTTTGAGTATGAGATGCAGCTGGCCGACATGAACCGCCAACTGGATCCCAACTTAGAAAGCGTATTTCTTACACCAGGCGAGGGGGTGAGTTTTATTTCCTCCACCCTGATTAAAGAAGTGGCCAAACATGGCGGCGAAATAGAACGCTTTGTTGCGCCGCACGTTGCTAAAGCCGTTAGTGAAAAACTCGCTAAATAAAAAAGCTAGCGCTGACAATGTGGGCAAAAGAAGGTATTGCGCTGGCCAATACGTAAAGCCTTAATCAGCTCCCCGCAAGTATCGCAAGCTTCGCCTTCTCTACCATATACCGCTAAGGTTTGTTTAAAGTAGCCAGGCTTGCCATCGGCATTGGTAAAATCTTTGAGGCTAGTGCCGCCTTGTTCTATGGCTTCTGCCAACACTTGTTTAATGTTGTCGCTAAGCAGCTCTAGGCGCACTTTGCTCACTTTGTTAGCGGCACGTTTAGGGTGGATGCCCGTTCTAAACAAAGCCTCGTTGGCGTAGATATTACCTACGCCCACTACCACTTTGTTATCCATAATAAATTGCTTAATCGCCACACTGCGCTTGCTGGCTTGCTCAATTAAATACTTAGCTGAGAACTCATCATGTAAGGGCTCTGGCCCCAAATTAATCAACAAATTATGTTGCTCAATGGGTAGCTGACTAAACAAGACACAGCCAAAACGACGAGGATCGTTAAGCCTAAGCACTTTTCTATTTGCCAGTACTATATCTACATGGTCATGTTTTTCGGCTGCTAGGCCTTGCTCAACAATTCGCAAACTACCCGACATGCCCAAGTGAATTATGATGTGGCCAGCCTCTGTTTCCAGCAGCAAATATTTTGCCCGCCGCGTTACCGACAAAATAACTAAACCCACACAGCATTGGATGAGCTCTGGCACTGGCCAACGTAATTTAGGCTGGCGAACCACTATTTCGCTAATTACTTGCTTTTCAATATGCGGGCTAATTCCACGGCAGCTGGTTTCTACCTCTGGTAACTCAGGCATCGGGTGAACTCATCGTTGGGAAAAGAGCATGGTAGCTGTCGCTATCCACAGACAAAAGCTGGCCTTGCCAGTTGGTAAGCCAATGCTGCTCGCCCAAGCTAAATAAGGTTAGTTCAAGCGGCACGGCTGAGTTGGCTAGGTAAACCATTATGCTACGGCTAGTTGCTGCGCCACCTAAAGCATCCTGCCAAGGTTCTAGTTGAATATGTAACCATGCATCAATAACAGCTACCGAACGCTCTAGAGGCGGTTCACTGCGCCATTGAGTGCCAACCCGCTCTATTACTACTTCAGGCAATTCAATTCGTAAAATGGTGGCTCCTTGCGGCAATAGCTGACCAACAGCTGCTTGCTCACTTGGGGCGGTTTGCTCATTCATTTCTACGTATTTGAAAATCAAAATCATCGAGGCAACAGCAAATATGATGATGTTATTCCAGCCTCTGCGGCTCATTTTCATCGAGATTCTCCTTTAATTAGGAGCATCATAAGCGGGAAGTCTTTGGTGAGTAAAGGGCACTAGGTTGTTGTAGCCACTAAAAAACAGGCAAAAAAAAGCCCAGCCTAAGCTGAGCTTCTTGATTCATTAAAGCCAAAATCTATTTGATTTTGCCTTCTTTGTACATAACGTGCTTACGAACAACAGGATCAAATTTTTTGATCTCCATTTTTTCAGGCATGTTACGTTTGTTCTTATCAGTGGTGTAGAAGTGACCAGTGCCAGCTGATGAGTTCAAACGAATTTTTTCGCGAATACCTTTAGCCATTTCTTAGTTCCTTATACCTTCTCACCACGACCACGCATCTCAGCTAAAACAGCGTCGATACCTTTTTTGTCGATGATGCGCATACCTTTAGTTGATACGCGTAATTTAACAAAACGTTTCTCAGTCTCAACCCAAAAACGGTGAGATTGAAGGTTAGGCAAAAAACGACGACGAGTGCGGTTTTTTGCGTGTGATACGTTGTTACCAACAGCTGGTTTCTTACCAGTAACTTGGCATACTCTAGACATGTCAGTCTTCTCCAAATATGTACTTCTGCTCGAGCATCTGTTCATGCCCCGTTAGGCCGTCGCCCGGGACGACAGAAAGGCCGCATTTTATACAGGAAATAGAACCCTAGATCAACTAAAAATTGAACAAAGATCAGATCCAACCGCGCTCGGCGAAAGACACAGTCTCTCCACAGCCGACTACAACATGGTCTAAAACTCGCACATCAATCAGTGCTAAGGCCTTGATTAATTTGGTAGTAATTTGCTTATCAGCCAAACTTGGCTCTGCCACACCCGAGGGGTGATTATGGGCAAATATTACTGCAGCAGCATTTTTTTCTAATACTCGCTGTACCACCACCCGTGGGTAAACACTGGCGGCATCAATCGTTCCGAAAAATAGCGGCGCGAATTGTACCACTCGATGCTGATTATCCAATAGCAATATTGCAAATACTTCACGTTGTTGGTGAGATAATTCCATAGAAAGGTAGTTTTTTGCCGATTCGGCGCTATCTAACACACTATTTTCACTAATATCGGCCAGCAAATAACGTCGACTCATTTCTATCGAAGCATGCAATTGTGCAAATTTTGCACTACCCAAACCTTTTTCTGCGCAAAACTGCTGATGATCGGCAGCTAATACCGCTCGCAAAGAGCCAAACTGAGCGAGTAAATGCTGAGCTAAACTCACTGCATCTAGTCCGGCACATCCTACTCGCAAAAAAATCGCCAGTAACTCAGCATCACTTAAACTTTGGGCACCACTATTTAATAACTTTTCTCTTGGCCGTTGTTCGGCCGGCCAATCACAAATTGCCATGCATTCTAATAAATAATGAATGAATCAATAAAAACAAGCGTAGTCGAAACTGCTGGCTTGTGTATGCGGAGATCTTAAGTTTTGTGATAGGCTTGCCGATATCAAACTGAGATTATCGAAGCGGTATCAGCATGTTAACGGGCAAGAAGATTCTACTCGCGATTACAGGCGGGATTGCGGCATACAAAATGCCAGAGTTGGTGCGTCGTCTAAAAGAGCAAGGCGCAGAAGTAAAAGTGGTAATGACCAACCACGCCACTCACTTTATTACTCCCTTAACGCTACAGGCAGTATCTGGCGAACCAGTAGGCCTGGAAGTAGTCGACCCAGCTCAAGAGGCATCGATGGGTCACATCGCCTACGCCAAATGGCCAGACTTAGTATTGATGGCGCCCGCTACCGCCAATAGCATTGCTAAGTTTACCCATGGTTTGGCCGACGAGTTAGTAAGCACATTGATGCTAGCAACTGCCGCCCCCATTGCCATTGCGCCAGCAATGAACCAACAAATGTACCAAGCAGCTGCTACTCAGGCTAATTTAAGCCAGCTTAAGCAACGCCAAGTGCACATATGGGGCCCAGCCCAAGGCGAACAAGCCTGTGGCGATGTAGGCCCTGGTAGGATGCTTGAGCCCGCTCAATTGCTCACTCACATTAAAGAGTTTTTTGCTCCCAAAGCCCCTGCGCTACTAAAAGACGTAAATGTGATGATTACCGCAGGCCCAACTCGAGAAGCGATTGATCCGGTGCGTTATATAAGCAATCACAGCTCCGGTAAAATGGGTTTTGCTTTAGCCGCTGCTGCCGAACAACTTGGCGCCAAGGTGACGGTAGTCTCAGGCCCAGTGAACTTAACTACACCAGCTGGCGTTAATAAGGTGGCGGTAAATACTGCCCAGCAAATGCTAGACGCAACACTAAATCAAGTCGCAAGCTGTGATATTTTTATCGCTTGCGCAGCTGTCGCCGACTACCGCGTAGCCGATGTTGCTGAACAAAAAATCAAGAAAACCGACAACAGCGACGAAATGCAGTTACGTTTAGTGAAAAATCCAGATATTGTAGCCACCATTGCTGGTTTAGCTAACAAACCCTTTACGGTGGGTTTTGCTGCTGAAACACAAGACGTAGCACATTACGCACAAGACAAAATGGCGCGAAAAAACCTAGACATGATCGCCGCCAACGACGTATCAAAGCCCGAACAAGGCTTTAATAGTGAGCAAAATGCCTTATCGGTATTTTGGCCAACTGGCCATCAGCAATTAGACCTCGCTGATAAATCAGAATTGGCACAACAATTAATGGCATTAATCGCCAAGCAGTACGCTGCACAATAATCAAAACAAAAAAATGAAACAAATAGCACTAAAAATACTAGACCAAAGAATTGGCACTACTTTTCCAATGCCAGAATACGCGACACCAGGTTCAGCAGGTATGGATTTACGCGCCTGCTTAGACCAAGCCATAACATTAGCCCCGGGCCAAACCGAGCTAATTCCTACTGGCTTAGCGATTCATATTGCCGATCCTACTCTTGCTGCCACCATTTTACCGCGCTCTGGCCTTGGCCATAAGCACGGCATTGTTCTGGGTAACCTCGTTGGACTGATCGATTCCGACTACCAAGGACAATTAATGGTGTCTTGTTGGAACCGCGGACAAACTACTTTTACCATCGAACCGGGCGAGCGCATCGCCCAGTTAGTATTTGTGCCTGTGGTACAAGCTAGCTTCGAGATAGTAGACGATTTTGCCGCTAGCCAGCGTGGTGAAGGTGGATTTGGCCATTCCGGTACAAAGTAAACGGTTCTCAAGTAGTACGCTAATAGACTAATAAAAAGGATTACCATAACCATGGCGGGAAAACCAAAAAGCAATCGCCGCGAACAAATTCTGCAGGCGCTAGCGCGCATGTTAGAGACCAGCCACGGACAACGCATCACCACTGCAAGCCTAGCCAAAGAAGTAGGCGTATCAGAAGCTGCTTTGTATCGTCACTTTCCCAGCAAAGCTAGGATGTTTGAAGGGC
Coding sequences within it:
- a CDS encoding glycosyltransferase family 9 protein; amino-acid sequence: MTKQQTTLKVCILRLSAIGDVCNALAVVQQLQNSYPNADVTWVCGKAEAQLLAAYSNIKLVVYNKKDGLKGMLAIKRELKSQQFDVLLHMQAALRASMLSCGIRAKRKIGFDKSRAKDGQWLFTNERIAPANSAHVLDGFLQFLLPLGIDIQAPSWHVPLSEADQDTAKQLLGSSDKHIVICPAASKAYKNWTLQGYAGIAQYALEQGYQVSLIGSPASNEVALSEQINQACQGKLNNLCGKTNLSQLWALIAQADLLISPDTGPAHMAVAVNTPVLGLYAHHNPLRTGPYHYRDYVVSVWQTLIEKERGKPAAQLSWRSRVKDPNAMQHITLDCVIEMFETIKTEQQL
- a CDS encoding glycosyltransferase family 2 protein, whose product is MSEMNQQATVTAIIIAKNESLNLKDCIDSLTWADTVIVFDSGSTDNSQEIVEQLGAEFHQNVDWQGFGNQRQLAQQKISTDWCFWIDADERVTPELASSIQKAIKSDNKTIYSVARRSWVFGRFLSHSGWYPDKVLRLHPTQLTRYNDALVHEKLVIPEKSNVKHLSGDLLHYTYDSIHHYLVKSAGYAKAWADQREAKGKRATLGQGITHAIGCFAKMYLLKRGFLDGKAGFLIAILSAHSTFVKYADLWARENDSHYKK
- a CDS encoding glycosyltransferase family 9 protein yields the protein MSVIKKIRTALRQFDAKRRNNSVALEAAFLKLIGGRKGRQQQMLEPQEVNRVLIVRNNKRIGNMFFLLPYVNKVIEMYPDAEVELLLTDPWQGQVFENLGLSKIHYSQFGLKTISGFFATMRQLRKQVYDVVLIPYSGSSDRIVTALVTAKNVYGYDDKVNGAVCSHTFKQTRRYKHYALGCMELLEQLHQVEPSDYYARLVLSEFEQQHARNELNGLIGHNNKPCLAYFRGARGAKVIADKDWQILLDKFKKHYGGELNVIEILSPDVAKPLADAEFTYSNSDLRKLAAFLQQVPLFFCGDTGPLHLASSAGAYCVGLFTVTNVAQYGCLGEHAVNVTDLAAIDAAKLLEELKLQ
- a CDS encoding glycosyltransferase family 9 protein, translating into MQKLLVVRNDKIGDFMLAWPSFALIKASLPNCEISALVPSYTAPLAELCPWIDKVIIDCGADGDAGEQAALLNEVKQQHFDGYLCLFSTMRNAWLGVRAGIKLRCAPATKLAQFLYNHRVKQRRSQSRKPEFEYNLELTRAFLTKLQVKPIEPTAPYLQFSAEQIAKRKQVEFAELDAKSLAMVHIGSGGSANNLSIEQYFSLIDCLAKLKPELHFVITAGPGELIAAQELVNQLDTAEVSSQLYYSEEGLKTFCEVLACAEVFIAGSTGPLHIAGALDVPTVGFFPSRRSATPLRWQPLNSQGRHISFSPPAGELTQEDMSLINVSDSAVKINLWWQKLQTKQVAE
- the coaD gene encoding pantetheine-phosphate adenylyltransferase, with the translated sequence MTTRVIYPGTFDPVTNGHSDLIQRAARMFDTVIVAVAASPSKQPLFSLEERVKLLEQTISANTNIEVIGFTGLLVDLAKQQNANVLLRGLRTGSDFEYEMQLADMNRQLDPNLESVFLTPGEGVSFISSTLIKEVAKHGGEIERFVAPHVAKAVSEKLAK
- the mutM gene encoding bifunctional DNA-formamidopyrimidine glycosylase/DNA-(apurinic or apyrimidinic site) lyase, which gives rise to MPELPEVETSCRGISPHIEKQVISEIVVRQPKLRWPVPELIQCCVGLVILSVTRRAKYLLLETEAGHIIIHLGMSGSLRIVEQGLAAEKHDHVDIVLANRKVLRLNDPRRFGCVLFSQLPIEQHNLLINLGPEPLHDEFSAKYLIEQASKRSVAIKQFIMDNKVVVGVGNIYANEALFRTGIHPKRAANKVSKVRLELLSDNIKQVLAEAIEQGGTSLKDFTNADGKPGYFKQTLAVYGREGEACDTCGELIKALRIGQRNTFFCPHCQR
- the rpmG gene encoding 50S ribosomal protein L33, with product MREKIRLNSSAGTGHFYTTDKNKRNMPEKMEIKKFDPVVRKHVMYKEGKIK
- the rpmB gene encoding 50S ribosomal protein L28, which gives rise to MSRVCQVTGKKPAVGNNVSHAKNRTRRRFLPNLQSHRFWVETEKRFVKLRVSTKGMRIIDKKGIDAVLAEMRGRGEKV
- the radC gene encoding RadC family protein; protein product: MAICDWPAEQRPREKLLNSGAQSLSDAELLAIFLRVGCAGLDAVSLAQHLLAQFGSLRAVLAADHQQFCAEKGLGSAKFAQLHASIEMSRRYLLADISENSVLDSAESAKNYLSMELSHQQREVFAILLLDNQHRVVQFAPLFFGTIDAASVYPRVVVQRVLEKNAAAVIFAHNHPSGVAEPSLADKQITTKLIKALALIDVRVLDHVVVGCGETVSFAERGWI
- the coaBC gene encoding bifunctional phosphopantothenoylcysteine decarboxylase/phosphopantothenate--cysteine ligase CoaBC, which gives rise to MLTGKKILLAITGGIAAYKMPELVRRLKEQGAEVKVVMTNHATHFITPLTLQAVSGEPVGLEVVDPAQEASMGHIAYAKWPDLVLMAPATANSIAKFTHGLADELVSTLMLATAAPIAIAPAMNQQMYQAAATQANLSQLKQRQVHIWGPAQGEQACGDVGPGRMLEPAQLLTHIKEFFAPKAPALLKDVNVMITAGPTREAIDPVRYISNHSSGKMGFALAAAAEQLGAKVTVVSGPVNLTTPAGVNKVAVNTAQQMLDATLNQVASCDIFIACAAVADYRVADVAEQKIKKTDNSDEMQLRLVKNPDIVATIAGLANKPFTVGFAAETQDVAHYAQDKMARKNLDMIAANDVSKPEQGFNSEQNALSVFWPTGHQQLDLADKSELAQQLMALIAKQYAAQ
- the dut gene encoding dUTP diphosphatase, with translation MKQIALKILDQRIGTTFPMPEYATPGSAGMDLRACLDQAITLAPGQTELIPTGLAIHIADPTLAATILPRSGLGHKHGIVLGNLVGLIDSDYQGQLMVSCWNRGQTTFTIEPGERIAQLVFVPVVQASFEIVDDFAASQRGEGGFGHSGTK